A segment of the Candidatus Desulfatibia profunda genome:
CCTGGCCGCCTGCGGCTTTTTGTAAAAGGTCGCGGATCATCTTGAGCCCGATATACAGCAGCACCGCGGCGGCAAAGAGTTTGAAGTCCTTCGGATCAGGAAGATAAGCGACGCGCACGACAGCGCCGATGAACACACCGGGCAGGGTGCCGGCCACCACAACCCACGTGAGGGGCCACACCATGCGACCTTCCTTGCAGTAACGGTAGACCCCGCTGGGGATCGCCACGATGTTGAACAACTGGTTGGTGGCGCTGACCGAGGGGTTCGTATATCCGAGAAACGACATCTGGAAGGGCAGCAGAAGAAAGGCGCCCGAAACCCCCCCCATGGAGGTGAAAAATGAGATCGTAAAGGCTACCAGGGGCGGGATCCAGGGGGCGACTTCAATTCCGGCGGTCTCAAAAAACATGACATCCCTCCATTAAAAAATTGGGCTTGATATAATAGCACGATATATATAAATTTCGTGTCAGTTATATCAATGTGCATGAAGCTATGTCAAGAACGTTTGTGTCACCTTGAAAAAGTTGATAGATATGATAAAATCGTGTTACGATTTTATGAAACGCGTCTATGCCGCTCAGATTGGCTAAAGGCATCGCGCTTTCGCCTTAAAGAAGGTTCTTATCTTTCATTTGAATTCATCCGGCGGTGCAAGCAGCGGGTAATTCAAAATTAAAATCAGTTCCCCAACACAGGTGGAACGACAACTCTCTAAAAAGGCGTGATGAACAGTAAAAACAACGATACAGGCTCCAAAGAGCGCCATGTCCGGACTTTTCCCGTGCCGGAACGCACAAGCCACGCTCGCATCGTTGCCATGGCGAATGCCAACCGGTGCTTGGACGCAGTTCAACTCGGCCGGTTGGAACAATCATTTCGCGACTGGGCCAAGGACTCGCCAAGGTCGGACGTGGGATTGTCCCGGATACGCATTTTGCTCATCTTTTTACTGATCCGTTACACCGGTGCCAGGCTGAACGAGGTTTTGGCCCTCGATCCGTTTCGAGATATTGACTTCAACCGGCAATCGGTCGTTTTCGGCAAAGCGGGCGCCAAAATGGATAGACCTTACCGTGAAGTTCAGATACCGCAAACGCTTTCAGTCGAAATCCAGACGGCGCTCAATGAGCCCACTTTCAAGAAATTTCTGAAAAATTTTTTTAACGTGGATCCCGGCCATGTCCGTCGCAAGTTCTATGAACGTGCAGCGGCCTGCGGCTTTCCGAAAAAGCTGGGAGCCCCGGATGTAATCCGCAAATCCCGCGCCGTGGAGTTGATGCAAAACAATATGCCTTTGCCGGTCGTTCAGAAGATTTTAGGCCATTCAACACCTAATTTGGCTGCTTCCTATGTCGAGTTTTCCGATGATGATATTCAACAAGTGGCCAAATTTCATCTTGAAAAAGAAACCTGCCGAAAAACCAGCGCACGCAACACCTTTTTCGGTAAAATTCACGCCATTCAGCGAGGAGACATCCAGGCGAAAGTGGAACTTGTCACCATCGCAGGTGAGTTGGTAACTACGGTAATAACCAACGACAGTCTGGCAAGGCTTGGTCTCAAAGCGGGTTCGCTGATCAGTGCCGAAGTCAAATCCCCTTGGGTAATTTTGCAGAAAAGTGACGCGGAGCTCGAGTGTTCGGCCGAGAACAGGTTTCGCGGCACCGTCGAGCGGATCATGAAAGGCGAAGTCATTACAGAGTACGTGGTACGCCTTTTCGATGGAACGCAACTTTGTTCAGTGGTATCCACAGAAAGCAGTCAGCGACTCGGCCTTAAAGAAAATGATCCGGTCTGGGCCATTTTCAACAGCTTTGCCGTGGTGTTGCATCTAGAGTAGCACATAAAAATGAAAAAACTTCATTTACCTTTGGGAGATGGTGTTTCCAGAGCTAGTGTTTGCGAAAATTGCTGCTGCTTGATACCGATACCGTCATGGAACTTGAACAAAAATCAATCAGCCTTGAAAAGGCCCTTCGAACTACAAGATATCACGGGAAAATTCTTTACCCGCGACATCTTGAAAAGACCTTCAAGGCGGCCGTTAAAGAAGGAAAATCGCTGAGAATTCAATTTAAAAAGCTTGTATAGCTTTGATATGGGGTTGGCCTGCGTAAAATATCTTGACAATATGCCCTCCTAAGTGTACATCTGA
Coding sequences within it:
- a CDS encoding TOBE domain-containing protein, yielding MNSKNNDTGSKERHVRTFPVPERTSHARIVAMANANRCLDAVQLGRLEQSFRDWAKDSPRSDVGLSRIRILLIFLLIRYTGARLNEVLALDPFRDIDFNRQSVVFGKAGAKMDRPYREVQIPQTLSVEIQTALNEPTFKKFLKNFFNVDPGHVRRKFYERAAACGFPKKLGAPDVIRKSRAVELMQNNMPLPVVQKILGHSTPNLAASYVEFSDDDIQQVAKFHLEKETCRKTSARNTFFGKIHAIQRGDIQAKVELVTIAGELVTTVITNDSLARLGLKAGSLISAEVKSPWVILQKSDAELECSAENRFRGTVERIMKGEVITEYVVRLFDGTQLCSVVSTESSQRLGLKENDPVWAIFNSFAVVLHLE